ACCAGGTATCGGGATTTGACGGCACGCCACAAAGAGTGGGTGCTCGGCTATGCCATGCTGGTGCCGGCCTTCTTCTTCATCGTTGGACTTGTTGCGTACCCGGCCGCCTGGGCCATCTACCTGTCGTTCACCGACAAGGTGATCGGCAGCCCCGAGAAGTTCATCGGCTTCCAGAACTACGTCTGGCTGACTCAGTGGCCGAACTTTGGCCGAATGATCTGGAACACCGTGCTGCTGGCCGTCGTCGGCGTCGCCATCAAGGCGTTCGTCGGCATGACCATGGCCCTGGCGCTCAACGAGCAGTTCCTCGGGCGGACCGTCATCCGGGCGCTGCTCTTCCTGCCCTGGACAGTGCCCGCCTTCGTGGCTGGCCTGATCTGGCGCTGGATGTACGACGATCAGAACGGCCTCTTCAACTGGGCCTTGCTCGGCATCGGGCTGATCGACGCGCCGATCTCGTGGCTGGGAGATGTCCGCTACGCGATGGCCGCCGTCATGAGCGTCGTCGTCTGGAAGGGATTCCCGTTCTTCGCCATTGCGTACCTCGCCGGCATGCAATCGATCCCCTCGGAGCAGTACGAGGCGGCCGAGGTCGATGGTGCGAACGCCTGGCACCGCTTCCTCTACATCACGCTGCCAGGGTTGCGGCACGTCATGCTGGTCACCTGCATGCTGTCGCTGATCTGGACAGCGAACACCTTTGATCTGGTCTTCATCATGACGCGCGGCGGCCCATCCAACGCCACCGAGGTCTTCACGATGCTGATCTACGATCAGGGGATTCGGAACGGGCGCATCGGAGAGGCGTCGACAGCGGCCATGATGGCGGTCCCGATCTTCGCGGGCCTCATCATCATCCTGACGCGCTACCTGCAGGACAGCGACGAGGAGCGGGCCTGATGCAAGGCACACTTGAAGCTCCAACCGAATCCCGTTCCTGGCTTGGCTCCTCGCGCGGCCGATCCAAGCGGATGATCGTCTACGCCACCATCGCGTTCTACCTGTTCGTGGTGTTGTTGCCGCTGTACTGGATGG
This is a stretch of genomic DNA from Chloroflexota bacterium. It encodes these proteins:
- a CDS encoding sugar ABC transporter permease; the protein is MSVQSTVLRHTRYRDLTARHKEWVLGYAMLVPAFFFIVGLVAYPAAWAIYLSFTDKVIGSPEKFIGFQNYVWLTQWPNFGRMIWNTVLLAVVGVAIKAFVGMTMALALNEQFLGRTVIRALLFLPWTVPAFVAGLIWRWMYDDQNGLFNWALLGIGLIDAPISWLGDVRYAMAAVMSVVVWKGFPFFAIAYLAGMQSIPSEQYEAAEVDGANAWHRFLYITLPGLRHVMLVTCMLSLIWTANTFDLVFIMTRGGPSNATEVFTMLIYDQGIRNGRIGEASTAAMMAVPIFAGLIIILTRYLQDSDEERA